A window of Littorina saxatilis isolate snail1 linkage group LG7, US_GU_Lsax_2.0, whole genome shotgun sequence contains these coding sequences:
- the LOC138970767 gene encoding major egg antigen-like, whose product MATRIPINKEGSGLGFEDRQKRVWEDMELDMERRRTEWEDEIEKMRKEFFVLRPEREGRGGFVGGPAPAPVGLGGIGGMGSRSRLLETASSGGDDSRGMVVKDDKGNPVFKVLFDVHDYRPEEVSVKMDTNKIMVSARHEAKQGGSSVSREFSREVKIPNDLDPLTLQCTMGPDGILAVEAPIPAPSYAAIREATTSLPVRSASPLQTSSTSSSYQKSYQSPRDPVLPTGFKPVPAPFLNSAPAPSPSASSLGSSSPRHQPQQATSSTSTAYRDSSSPIPPGFSKPSPPFQSLGNQQSAAAGHGFNSPPLRSSGSGGRIGSPVVLQEVGKFKLEIDIEDFKPEELTVKTQDKRVVICARREEKIGNRSSTRELSREHTIPETVDPISIKAFFTDGGKLIVEAPFLDAAGLPLVTGR is encoded by the exons ATGGCCACACGCATCCCCATCAACAAGGAAGGCTCAGGCCTCGGCTTTGAGGACCGCCAGAAACGCGTGTGGGAGGATATGGAGCTGGACATGGAGCGGCGACGCACGGAGTGGGAGGACGAGATCGAGAAGATGCGCAAGGAGTTCTTCGTGCTGCGCCCGGAGAGAGAGGGCCGAGGGGGATTCGTGGGCGGCCCGGCACCAGCCCCTGTGGGCCTAGGGGGGATTGGAGGGATGGGCTCGAGAAGCCGGCTGCTGGAGACTGCGTCATCGGGTGGTGATGACTCGCGGGGCATGGTGGTGAAGGACGACAAAGGCAACCCTGTATTTAAG GTGCTGTTTGACGTGCACGACTACCGACCAGAAGAGGTGTCAGTCAAGATGGACACCAACAAGATCATGGTGTCGGCACGCCACGAGGCCAAGCAGGGCGGCTCCTCCGTCAGCAGAGAGTTCAGCCGAGAGGTCAAGATCCCCAACGACCTTGACCCTCTGACCTTGCAGTGCACCATGGGACCGGACGGGATTCTGGCCGTGGAGGCCCCCATCCCCGCGCCAAGCTACGCCGCCATCAGGGAAGCAACCACATCCCTCCCCGTCAGGTCCGCCTCACCCCTGCAGACCTCCTCAACCTCCTCCAGCTACCAGAAGTCCTACCAGTCCCCCAGAGACCCCGTTCTACCCACAGGCTTCAAGCCTGTCCCTGCCCCTTTCCTCAACTCCGCCCCTGCTCCTTCCCCCTCCGCCTCCTCTCTAGGCTCCTCCTCCCCCCGCCACCAACCCCAGCAGGCCACCTCCTCCACCTCCACCGCCTACAGGGATTCCTCCAGCCCCATCCCCCCCGGCTTCTCCAAGCCCAGCCCCCCGTTCCAGTCGCTAGGCAACCAGCAGTCCGCAGCAGCGGGGCACGGTTTCAACAGTCCACCCCTGCGATCATCAGGCTCGGGCGGCAGGATCGGTTCCCCGGTGGTTCTGCAGGAGGTGGGCAAGTTCAAGCTGGAGATCGACATCGAGGACTTCAAGCCCGAGGAGCTGACGGTGAAGACGCAGGACAAGCGGGTGGTCATCTGCGCGCGAAGGGAGGAGAAGATTGGCAACCGCTCCAGCACGCGGGAGCTGAGCCGCGAGCACACCATCCCCGAGACGGTGGACCCAATCAGCATCAAGGCGTTCTTCACTGACGGCGGCAAGCTCATTGTCGAGGCTCCCTTCCTCGATGCCGCTGGTCTGCCGCTGGTGACTGGCCGGTAA